The Nitrospira sp. genome window below encodes:
- a CDS encoding response regulator transcription factor, whose amino-acid sequence MTRPRILMADDHSLVLAGLRRLVEELGDVVGTVEDGRALIEQAQRLRPDIILLDISMPLLNGLDAARQLTKLVPDSKLIFVTMHATPTYVTQAFEAGAAGYLVKQSAAEELTRAIEAVRRGQHYMTPFVTKDTVGMTLHPSRRPVCKQPVTALTPRQREVLQHIAEGKSTKSIASLLHISVKTVEFHRTRLMEELNLHSVAELTRYAVSAGLVSL is encoded by the coding sequence TTGACTCGTCCTCGCATCCTCATGGCGGATGACCATTCGCTCGTGCTGGCCGGTCTCCGAAGACTGGTTGAAGAGCTAGGAGACGTGGTCGGCACCGTCGAAGATGGCCGAGCCTTGATCGAGCAGGCGCAAAGGCTGCGGCCGGACATTATTCTCTTGGACATTTCCATGCCGCTGCTCAACGGCCTGGACGCAGCGCGACAGCTCACGAAACTGGTGCCGGATAGCAAGCTGATTTTCGTGACCATGCATGCCACACCCACCTACGTGACCCAGGCCTTTGAGGCAGGGGCGGCAGGCTATTTGGTCAAACAGTCTGCGGCGGAGGAGCTCACGCGGGCCATCGAGGCGGTTCGACGAGGTCAGCACTACATGACACCGTTCGTGACCAAGGATACGGTAGGGATGACGCTCCATCCATCCCGGAGGCCTGTCTGTAAACAACCAGTGACCGCCCTCACACCGCGCCAGCGGGAAGTGCTGCAACACATCGCAGAGGGGAAAAGCACCAAGTCGATCGCCTCACTCTTGCACATCTCCGTCAAGACCGTTGAATTCCATAGGACGCGCCTTATGGAGGAGCTGAATCTCCATTCGGTTGCCGAGCTTACCAGGTATGCCGTGAGCGCAGGCTTGGTGAGTCTCTGA
- the istB gene encoding IS21-like element helper ATPase IstB: protein MNAAQLERLRDQLTRLRLLKSRERLEALLQEAAVKELPYADFLDQVLGEEVASKTAKNIAMRTSLARFPFVKSLEVFDFSYQPSLDKKQIQQVATCHFIEHGENVVILGPPGVGKSHLAIGLGLQAIAQGYRVLFTTAAAMIATLTRALTENRLEDKLKLYTIPRLLIIDEIGYLPIDRTGANLFFQLISRRYEKGPMILTSNQSFGAWGEVFGDRVLATAILDRVLHHAITINIRGHSYRLKEKLKAGLVRVEEASTTT, encoded by the coding sequence ATGAACGCGGCGCAACTGGAACGGCTCCGTGACCAACTCACGCGCCTACGGCTCTTGAAGAGTCGGGAGCGGCTGGAGGCCCTCTTACAAGAAGCGGCCGTCAAGGAGCTGCCCTATGCCGACTTCCTCGACCAGGTGCTCGGCGAAGAAGTCGCGTCCAAGACCGCGAAGAACATTGCGATGCGGACGAGTTTGGCGCGATTTCCATTCGTCAAGAGTCTGGAGGTCTTCGACTTCAGCTACCAGCCTTCGTTGGATAAGAAGCAGATTCAGCAGGTGGCGACCTGCCACTTCATCGAGCACGGCGAGAATGTCGTGATCTTGGGGCCGCCCGGTGTGGGCAAAAGCCACCTGGCCATCGGGCTAGGGCTGCAAGCCATTGCCCAGGGCTATCGGGTGTTGTTCACGACAGCCGCCGCCATGATCGCTACGCTGACTCGGGCGCTCACGGAGAATCGGCTGGAGGACAAGCTGAAGCTCTATACCATTCCCCGGTTGCTGATCATTGATGAGATCGGCTATCTGCCCATTGACCGCACCGGGGCCAACTTGTTCTTTCAGCTCATCTCACGCCGCTATGAGAAGGGGCCGATGATTTTGACCAGTAACCAGAGTTTCGGGGCTTGGGGCGAGGTGTTTGGCGACCGGGTGCTGGCGACTGCGATCCTGGATCGGGTGCTCCACCACGCGATCACCATCAACATCCGGGGCCATTCCTACCGGCTGAAGGAGAAACTCAAAGCCGGACTTGTGCGGGTCGAAGAAGCGTCAACGACAACCTAA
- a CDS encoding DUF2934 domain-containing protein — translation MQPQAAKEPKRRKSSESIQSGGAAVSQKEPVHSQSVSSRDDVQARITDRAYELYAERGYRQGYALDDWLEAEREILRLACNA, via the coding sequence ATGCAACCACAGGCCGCAAAAGAACCCAAAAGACGGAAGAGCTCTGAATCTATTCAAAGTGGGGGGGCGGCTGTGTCTCAGAAGGAACCGGTCCATAGCCAATCGGTTTCTTCTCGCGATGATGTACAAGCTCGCATCACCGATCGCGCTTATGAACTCTACGCCGAGCGTGGCTACCGGCAGGGCTATGCTCTCGATGATTGGTTGGAGGCTGAGCGGGAAATCCTCCGTCTCGCCTGCAACGCCTAG
- the glgX gene encoding glycogen debranching protein GlgX, with protein sequence MTERRSVRTWPGHPYPLGATWDGEGINFALFSENATAVELCLFDGPDAPKESHRIRLEERTDQIWHVYVPGLWPGQHYGYRVQGPYEPEEGHRFNPNKMVVDPYAKSITGRIDWSDAMFGYRIGDPQADLSFDDRDNAANMPKCVVIDSAFTWGGDSQLKTPWEKTIIYEVHVKSITAQHPDVPERMRGTYAALTTPAVLDHLVDLGITAVELMPVHRFVRDRNLDDRGLTNYWGYNTLGFFAPDVRYAVSPVRGRHVREFKTMVKTLHSAGIEVILDVVYNHTAEGSHLGPTLCFRGIDNACYYKLVPGDERYYVDYTGCGNTLNVRHPRTLQLIMDSLRYWVIEMHVDGFRFDLASALARELHEVDRLSAFFDILHQDPVLSQVKLIAEPWDVGEGGYQVGNFPVGWAEWNGKYRDSIRRYVKGDGGQVAELAYRLTGSSDLYEGSGRRPFASVNFVTAHDGFTLHDLVSYNSKHNEANREENRDGTDDNLSWNCGTEGPTSDPAVTQLRERQKRNLVALLLLSQGVPMISGGDEISRTQQGNNNAYCQDNEISWYDWKVDQAKRDLLSFVRDMIAFRKQHPVLRRRRFFQGRRLRGSMVKDLAWFRPDGKEMSDQDWDAGYVRSLALRLAGDAIAETDEKGRPIIDDTLLILLNAHHRPLTFTLPAHKRGVRWQPLFDTSSTSFHPEKARLIRGGKHYEIEARSLAVLRLLPHD encoded by the coding sequence ATGACGGAACGACGATCCGTGAGAACCTGGCCTGGACACCCCTACCCCCTTGGGGCGACCTGGGACGGTGAGGGGATCAACTTCGCGCTCTTTTCCGAGAACGCGACGGCCGTGGAACTCTGTCTCTTCGACGGGCCGGACGCCCCAAAAGAATCCCATAGGATTCGCCTCGAGGAACGCACCGACCAGATCTGGCATGTGTATGTGCCGGGGCTTTGGCCGGGCCAACACTACGGCTATCGGGTGCAGGGCCCATATGAGCCAGAGGAAGGACACCGGTTCAATCCCAACAAGATGGTGGTCGATCCTTATGCCAAATCCATCACCGGCAGGATCGATTGGTCGGACGCCATGTTCGGGTACCGCATCGGCGACCCTCAAGCCGACCTCTCATTCGATGATCGCGACAATGCGGCGAATATGCCCAAGTGCGTTGTGATCGATTCGGCCTTCACATGGGGGGGGGACAGCCAGCTCAAAACACCCTGGGAAAAAACCATCATCTATGAGGTCCACGTCAAGAGCATCACAGCTCAGCATCCGGACGTGCCGGAACGGATGCGCGGGACCTATGCCGCCCTGACCACTCCGGCCGTGCTTGATCACTTGGTCGACCTTGGCATTACGGCAGTCGAGTTGATGCCGGTGCATCGGTTTGTCCGCGATCGGAACTTGGATGATCGTGGTTTGACCAACTATTGGGGGTATAACACGCTCGGCTTCTTCGCACCGGATGTTCGATATGCCGTGTCTCCCGTGCGGGGACGTCACGTGCGCGAGTTCAAGACGATGGTCAAAACCCTCCACAGCGCGGGAATCGAGGTCATCCTGGACGTCGTCTACAACCACACCGCCGAGGGCAGTCACCTCGGACCGACCCTCTGTTTTCGAGGCATCGACAACGCTTGCTACTATAAGCTGGTGCCCGGTGACGAGCGTTATTACGTCGACTATACCGGTTGCGGGAACACATTGAACGTCAGACACCCGCGCACGCTGCAACTGATCATGGACAGTTTGCGGTACTGGGTGATTGAGATGCACGTCGACGGCTTCCGATTCGATCTTGCGTCGGCACTGGCGCGGGAACTGCACGAGGTCGACCGGCTGAGCGCCTTCTTCGACATCCTGCATCAGGATCCTGTTCTGTCTCAGGTCAAACTGATCGCCGAACCGTGGGATGTCGGCGAGGGGGGCTATCAGGTCGGCAACTTCCCCGTCGGCTGGGCCGAGTGGAACGGCAAATATCGCGACAGCATCCGGCGCTATGTCAAAGGGGACGGGGGCCAGGTCGCTGAATTGGCCTACCGGTTGACGGGCAGCAGTGATCTGTATGAAGGGAGCGGCAGACGTCCATTCGCCAGCGTGAATTTCGTCACCGCGCACGATGGATTCACGTTGCACGATCTCGTCTCCTACAACTCGAAGCACAATGAAGCCAATCGGGAGGAGAACCGCGACGGGACCGACGATAATCTCAGTTGGAATTGCGGGACGGAAGGGCCCACAAGCGATCCTGCCGTCACCCAGCTCCGTGAACGGCAAAAACGGAACCTCGTGGCGTTGCTGTTGCTCTCGCAAGGTGTGCCGATGATCTCCGGGGGCGACGAGATCAGTCGGACACAGCAAGGCAATAACAACGCTTACTGCCAGGATAATGAGATCAGTTGGTACGACTGGAAGGTGGACCAGGCCAAGCGCGATCTCCTGTCCTTCGTTCGCGACATGATCGCATTCCGCAAACAACATCCGGTCCTGCGACGCCGGCGTTTTTTCCAGGGCCGCCGCCTTCGCGGGTCGATGGTCAAGGATCTGGCTTGGTTCCGACCGGACGGGAAAGAGATGAGCGACCAGGACTGGGACGCTGGATATGTCAGGTCACTGGCCTTACGTCTGGCCGGTGACGCGATCGCCGAGACCGACGAGAAGGGCCGGCCCATCATCGACGATACGCTCCTCATCCTCCTGAACGCCCACCACAGGCCGCTCACCTTTACTCTTCCGGCACACAAGCGCGGCGTGCGCTGGCAGCCCTTGTTCGACACGTCCTCAACTAGCTTTCATCCCGAGAAGGCCCGCCTCATCAGGGGAGGCAAGCACTACGAGATCGAGGCGCGGTCCCTTGCCGTCCTTCGATTGCTGCCTCACGACTAA